DNA from Candidatus Lokiarchaeota archaeon:
ACTATTGATGAAAGATACAACTGAAGCAAAATTCAACCAAGTTCGAGAAATGCTGCAGGGGAAGAGGGTGTTGGTTGCTGTGAGTGGTGGAGTCGATAGTTCGGTACTTGCAAGTATCGCCGCCGAAAGCGCACAAGTGGCTGTATTTCTCACTGTTGATAGTAGTATAGTAACTGCTCCTGATCGAAAGAACCTTGAAAACTTCGGTGAAATCTTTGGGACTGAACCGGTTACTGTTGAATTCGACTGGATTGCACACGAGAATCTTGCTAACAATCCCCCTGAACGCTGTTACAATTGCAAGAGAGAACTTGCATCTCTCTGGAGAGAGGAGGCAGAAAACAGAGGTCTCGATATGGTCATAGAAGGTACCAATGCCTCCGATCTTGACAAACATAGACCAGGCATCAAGGCCCTGAAGGAATTTGGCATACGATCACCACTTGCGGAGGCGGGTATTACAAAGCGCGAGATAAG
Protein-coding regions in this window:
- the larE gene encoding ATP-dependent sacrificial sulfur transferase LarE; translation: MKDTTEAKFNQVREMLQGKRVLVAVSGGVDSSVLASIAAESAQVAVFLTVDSSIVTAPDRKNLENFGEIFGTEPVTVEFDWIAHENLANNPPERCYNCKRELASLWREEAENRGLDMVIEGTNASDLDKHRPGIKALKEFGIRSPLAEAGITKREIREYAAAHNLPAADAPSSTCLATRFPSGTQITQERLERVEAAEEIMRNLFDIECVRA